The Akkermansia sp. N21116 genome includes a region encoding these proteins:
- the pbpC gene encoding penicillin-binding protein 1C: MNDSPSSTEKTASKAPLRLRHPVTRKLLMAVGGLVLGSAVFWWGLPWCFPIPEALQGPQMKGLIVLDRNDELIARIPDREHKLSLPVSIEAIPCELIQAILAAEDKRFFEHGAVDFIATCRALGSQLGVGGGIPSGASTISQQLVKISRPKSSRTIPVKLREILTARRLEMSHDKEWIISEYLNRTDFGSMAFGVEAASIKYFGKSVSQLSLAQCALLAGLPQAPGRYNPILHPAAARARRNYVLSRMQTEGMIAEERATRAKNEELGLVRTPEGSPELPSAIAPHFVSWLLRSGRTGTIRTTLDARIQRRAQAIAMEEMARLRKREAGQAAVLVANQSTGEILAWIGSTDRLNPRGGLMDGVLTPRSPGSTLKPFVYGMAFDSGVAWPGWIIPDVPTEFRDAKGTSAPRNYNDQYAGPVSVRHALACSLNIPAMRMLNMAGGPAELVQLLRRTGVSSIRKPVKEYGLGLSIGNADVSLLELVQAYATIARGGTATTLYWDRDKVPAPASGERVFTPATCMALADILSDTQARVEAFGIGGPLTLPFRTAVKTGTSSDFRDNWCLGFTGQVTVGVWVGNFDFRRMKDVSGVSGAGPIFHRVMVDCAHGADPGFPDTKQGLVRVRIDKRNGLLWPETPEISSTWARDEWAFPDRLPREASSANYDAQGNALLGSEYTDWFLHFQAANKDGLVLDPTMLPTQENPKITVPPRGSTLVLDPDLPNGGRTLHLKSNLPVEGTVWASDTLRIINRDGRPVAELTPGKHTIRVTHQPSGTTCETEITVRQL; encoded by the coding sequence GTGAACGATTCACCGTCATCAACGGAGAAAACAGCAAGTAAAGCTCCTCTCCGGCTTCGACACCCGGTCACGCGCAAGCTCCTCATGGCAGTGGGAGGGCTGGTGCTTGGCAGTGCCGTGTTCTGGTGGGGACTGCCGTGGTGCTTCCCCATCCCGGAGGCACTTCAGGGGCCGCAGATGAAGGGGCTGATCGTCCTCGACCGGAACGATGAATTGATCGCACGCATCCCGGACAGAGAGCACAAACTCTCCCTCCCGGTGAGTATCGAGGCGATACCGTGTGAGCTCATCCAGGCCATTCTTGCCGCCGAGGACAAGCGCTTCTTCGAGCACGGAGCCGTTGACTTCATCGCAACCTGCCGCGCCCTTGGTTCCCAACTGGGCGTCGGGGGCGGCATCCCTTCCGGCGCATCGACTATCAGCCAGCAACTCGTCAAAATTTCGCGTCCCAAATCGAGCCGTACCATCCCCGTCAAGTTAAGGGAGATCCTCACGGCCAGACGGTTGGAAATGAGCCATGACAAGGAATGGATCATCAGCGAGTACCTGAACCGTACGGACTTCGGCAGCATGGCCTTTGGCGTGGAGGCTGCCTCCATCAAGTACTTCGGCAAAAGCGTCTCCCAACTGTCGCTCGCCCAGTGCGCCCTCCTGGCGGGACTGCCGCAGGCGCCGGGGCGCTACAATCCCATCCTCCATCCCGCCGCGGCAAGGGCTCGCCGCAACTACGTCCTCTCCCGGATGCAGACCGAAGGAATGATCGCGGAGGAACGGGCGACTCGCGCCAAAAATGAAGAATTGGGGCTCGTCCGCACACCTGAGGGAAGCCCGGAACTACCGTCCGCGATTGCCCCGCACTTCGTCTCATGGCTGCTCCGTTCCGGCAGGACAGGCACGATCAGAACCACTCTCGACGCCAGAATTCAACGCCGCGCACAGGCCATCGCCATGGAAGAAATGGCTCGCCTCCGCAAGAGGGAAGCCGGGCAGGCAGCCGTCCTCGTCGCGAACCAAAGCACCGGGGAAATCCTCGCATGGATCGGCTCCACCGACCGCCTGAACCCGCGGGGTGGGCTTATGGATGGTGTACTCACTCCGCGTTCCCCCGGTTCCACGCTCAAGCCCTTTGTGTACGGCATGGCCTTCGACTCTGGCGTGGCATGGCCCGGCTGGATCATCCCTGACGTCCCGACAGAATTTCGCGATGCCAAAGGGACAAGCGCCCCCAGAAACTACAATGACCAATATGCCGGGCCGGTCTCCGTCCGGCATGCTCTGGCCTGCTCCCTGAACATCCCTGCCATGCGCATGCTCAACATGGCGGGAGGCCCCGCAGAACTCGTCCAGCTTCTCCGTAGGACCGGGGTCTCATCGATCAGGAAGCCGGTGAAGGAATACGGCCTGGGGCTCTCCATCGGCAATGCCGACGTCTCCCTGCTGGAGCTGGTGCAGGCCTACGCCACCATCGCCCGGGGAGGCACTGCCACCACCCTGTACTGGGATCGCGACAAGGTCCCCGCCCCAGCCAGTGGCGAGAGGGTCTTCACCCCGGCTACCTGCATGGCACTGGCAGACATTCTCTCCGACACCCAGGCACGAGTGGAGGCCTTCGGTATTGGGGGGCCACTTACCCTGCCATTCCGCACCGCCGTCAAGACTGGCACCTCGTCCGACTTCCGCGACAACTGGTGCCTCGGATTCACCGGGCAGGTCACTGTAGGCGTCTGGGTTGGCAACTTCGATTTTCGGCGGATGAAAGACGTCAGCGGCGTCAGTGGTGCCGGGCCTATCTTCCACCGGGTCATGGTCGATTGTGCCCATGGTGCAGACCCCGGATTCCCCGACACGAAACAGGGGCTCGTTCGCGTCCGCATCGACAAACGCAACGGCTTGCTGTGGCCGGAAACGCCCGAGATCTCCAGCACCTGGGCAAGGGACGAATGGGCCTTCCCCGACCGCCTACCCCGGGAGGCAAGTTCCGCCAACTACGACGCCCAGGGCAATGCTTTGCTCGGCAGTGAATACACCGACTGGTTCCTGCACTTCCAAGCTGCCAACAAGGACGGTCTTGTGCTCGACCCCACCATGCTGCCCACTCAGGAAAACCCCAAAATCACAGTCCCTCCACGCGGCAGCACCCTTGTGCTTGACCCCGACCTGCCGAACGGTGGGCGAACCTTGCACCTGAAGAGCAACCTCCCGGTGGAAGGCACCGTCTGGGCATCCGACACCCTCCGCATCATTAATCGGGATGGTCGCCCGGTCGCGGAACTCACCCCCGGCAAGCACACCATCCGCGTCACTCACCAGCCCTCCGGCACCACCTGCGAGACGGAGATTACCGTCAGGCAGCTCTGA
- a CDS encoding DUF2264 domain-containing protein — protein sequence MGVLHAADPHTNGTQERAYWVQSLTKISDPVLKNLANNTLRKNMPVVARNKTRSPFAHLESFGRLVCGIAPWLELGPDNTPEGKLRKKYIDLTLKAIANAVDPESPDYMVFDKPSQPLVDTAFLIQGILRAPKQLLGNLDEKTRNNLIEAMKKTRKITPGQSNWLLFASMVEAGLQELTGECDSKRLMDGVVKFRDKWYYGDSIYGDGVKVHNDYYNSFVIHPMLTDILRVMDKHKMEGADFLNTQYKRLSRYAAIQERQISPEGTYPVVGRSITYRFGAFQALAQAALLNKLPSKVTPQQVRCALTSVMKRQMEAPNTFDKDGWLTIGFCGSQINMSEYYINTGSQYLCAAVFLPLGLAPDAPFWKEPCKDWTNRQAWSGVDIGADHADN from the coding sequence ATGGGGGTACTCCACGCCGCTGACCCACACACCAACGGCACGCAGGAACGCGCCTACTGGGTGCAGAGCCTGACAAAAATCTCGGACCCCGTCCTGAAGAACCTTGCCAACAACACGCTTCGCAAGAACATGCCCGTTGTCGCCCGCAACAAGACGAGATCCCCCTTCGCTCATCTGGAATCCTTCGGACGCCTCGTCTGCGGCATCGCCCCATGGCTGGAGCTCGGCCCCGACAACACCCCCGAAGGCAAGCTTCGCAAGAAGTACATCGACCTGACGCTCAAAGCCATCGCCAACGCCGTCGATCCTGAATCGCCGGACTACATGGTTTTCGACAAGCCATCCCAGCCTCTGGTGGACACCGCCTTCCTCATCCAGGGCATCCTCCGGGCCCCGAAGCAACTCCTCGGCAATCTCGACGAGAAAACACGCAACAACCTCATCGAGGCCATGAAAAAGACGCGCAAGATCACACCGGGGCAAAGCAACTGGCTCCTCTTCGCCTCCATGGTCGAAGCCGGGCTTCAGGAACTCACCGGAGAATGCGACTCCAAGCGCCTCATGGACGGCGTCGTCAAATTCCGCGACAAGTGGTACTACGGAGACAGCATCTATGGCGACGGAGTCAAAGTCCACAACGACTACTACAACAGCTTCGTCATCCACCCCATGCTCACAGACATCCTCCGCGTCATGGACAAGCACAAGATGGAGGGCGCCGACTTCCTCAACACCCAGTACAAGCGCCTCTCCCGCTATGCCGCCATCCAGGAACGCCAGATCTCGCCGGAAGGCACCTACCCCGTCGTCGGCCGCTCCATCACCTACCGTTTCGGGGCATTCCAGGCTCTTGCCCAGGCGGCTCTGCTGAACAAACTGCCCTCGAAAGTCACCCCTCAGCAGGTGCGTTGCGCCCTGACCTCCGTCATGAAACGCCAAATGGAAGCCCCCAACACCTTTGACAAGGACGGCTGGCTCACCATCGGCTTCTGCGGCAGCCAGATCAACATGTCGGAGTACTACATCAACACCGGCAGCCAGTACCTGTGCGCCGCCGTCTTCCTGCCCCTCGGCCTTGCCCCCGATGCCCCTTTCTGGAAGGAACCCTGCAAGGACTGGACCAACCGGCAGGCGTGGAGCGGCGTTGATATCGGCGCCGACCATGCCGACAACTGA
- a CDS encoding alpha-2-macroglobulin family protein, with amino-acid sequence MMMKDKKMLIVFDEAVVERELVGTPVSSGFLKTEPALQFEATWETPNIAAITVGEEPPFRSIYTWKADPSARYISGNALPEVLCQSHGKLFNDFSVETFSHRGRLPIVYVGADKPISNDQFEKPVFKDNSNKETIPAKAIRFTVAEAIELEKKNNSYYSWELKNWLQKNKGYAPEDTIPVILGFIPESPLTIGHRYSVTIREQAPPAPFDKPRSGTTVQIFDINAFAINSGKVTNNGKRFILHTSVPIATKDMLDIFRDKITIRADGKEAVNTSNGLAKTVQLGNEEITFYLDSNKVIQPDEYGRSGGSFTSSIPIAIDAYTPFRCEVKAHDLVAIDGQYLSHEKCGAEAEVRPDDPSVGLDAGNSIMLADGTHSFQIDYTRIENINVKAKKLPLSFAPQALAHYDRYCKDAGDDREDESVKQREMRLLPYDLLPYEFESPEVSIEATTGEMALSLDKLFSRRIAPGMYFVNITGNVPENTLKAYKKFGGNGWPYYRFSDRTTVSCTAQALVQVTDLGILWKRAGDTISMYAYRLSTGKALPNGDCQITKDNGQVLARGSIKDGLCTMEVPANAKMLRLFSGDDSLTLSLDQAEIYSWDSEISHGDDKIAHAPYWMAVSEDDLTKLPLRTVFMFTNRNLYKPGEQAHIKGIVRSLLVNDILNDTDAYAQAVFSIQSPVNGQTFAQQPVRISPEGTFDITVTFPDDVTGTYTATLYFPKNKEDKKAISFRDDDALSDLDFVQRQWEQTNREFTIDIPVHDFKRQSLEVTMDIAPLQPGATTVPVSATAINLTGIPASGAKVNWFLRSCPVNFYPKNLSDYEFGDYRNGDSDYWAHYYGAGDDWHKMSLSNTQTGATDMEGKARAELTLTRDKQNRAQLLEASCIITNDNKTNVLRSATTRIDPAKVYIGLKRDSRVSSMNCPLQLDLIAVGLDGKSYSRDIPVKIDVTRQIFVPTCFLSGEETTVKNEEEQISVFSDEALIPAHPERPEAVLPKRVTIPTNQPGIYTVTITGQDEEGHSFLTASEYWVYGEGCSPWRCYNGLGMTLVPDKTLYRAGDTAKILLQTPIEGDVVVMVERERVMRAFCKRVTLSDSVVEVPIEEGDAPNVYASIFLVKGAIDSERIAGMPQLKLGYCRLNVDPEAYRLKVACNTPETSVLPGSQQKLSGTVTDAANQPVKGAEVTLFVEDEGILSILGYKNPMPLDHFYQTRILDVKTFSPLGRLLDENLTSRSFDNKGIFVGGGDSLSMNSDLTGRLRRNFNPSAFWKADLVTDDKGGFEVSYTNPDTLTRYRVVAVAVQGARFGTGASAYVVNKPVMADPRTPMFASQGDELELTVELSKTTPRQGKWQVTLESADPSIARVNTASCTLTIPDKGTAIASLPVTFTGTGEAALTWIVRPVDEEGKPLSEADAVGLSDRVESRFPVTFPAPLLRERHAFSLDQSTSWDPAKTLSRELQQAKGSLNVELSTSPMVFMADSMRFLLNYPYGCLEQVSSAMVPWIYADIFSKYCPGFPAYTTDKRKNTLNKVIADLLAKQGSNGALPYWRSGENNCVFSPYAALVLMSAKEEGIEVPDQALKKLYKSLDNLPHVDARPLAQWVQAKGKLLTEADFNKLLDTVGQTGSRSDMLLEILTLSESPVGDHRNAAAAMLDRLPTEEENTVCGNISPALELLARTALKPQEPATLKCLDRIFLPYASGTRFNTTWKNAWDLIALAHFLKEVSSSQQDTSVIWNGQTSDPPFTVPANGQAVNQSIPLPFTTPGILAVMGEGKVFGHSLAQGKPARIDFPGITDKGMTVLRKYEVMGKNGQWTPASHFVVGDTVRISLEVIPTGKGYHYVAIEDNMPSSFEAIDPGLQQNPGTMPDGFSYPKKTSNQQFFMDKVRFFVDDMSEGEPFCASYLARVVRVGQATVPPAKAELMYEPQVYGLSLSERFTVINGENSK; translated from the coding sequence ATGATGATGAAGGATAAAAAAATGCTGATTGTCTTTGACGAAGCCGTCGTAGAACGAGAGCTGGTGGGGACGCCTGTATCAAGCGGTTTTCTGAAAACCGAGCCAGCCCTGCAATTCGAGGCCACATGGGAAACCCCGAACATCGCCGCCATCACCGTTGGTGAAGAGCCTCCCTTCCGCTCCATCTACACATGGAAGGCAGATCCGTCCGCGCGTTACATCTCCGGCAATGCTCTGCCTGAGGTGCTGTGCCAATCCCATGGCAAGCTATTCAACGATTTTTCGGTCGAGACATTCAGTCACCGGGGCAGGCTTCCCATTGTGTATGTCGGAGCCGACAAGCCTATCTCGAACGATCAATTCGAGAAGCCCGTCTTCAAGGATAACTCCAACAAAGAGACTATCCCGGCCAAAGCCATTCGCTTCACTGTCGCTGAAGCCATCGAGTTGGAGAAGAAAAACAACTCATATTACTCCTGGGAACTGAAAAACTGGCTCCAAAAGAACAAGGGATATGCCCCGGAAGATACCATCCCGGTCATCCTGGGCTTCATTCCGGAATCTCCCCTGACCATCGGTCATCGCTACAGTGTCACCATCCGCGAACAGGCACCACCCGCTCCCTTCGACAAGCCCAGAAGCGGAACAACAGTGCAGATATTCGACATCAATGCATTTGCGATTAATTCCGGCAAAGTGACAAACAATGGCAAGAGATTCATCTTACATACATCCGTCCCCATTGCCACGAAAGATATGTTAGACATTTTCCGGGACAAAATCACCATCAGGGCGGACGGCAAGGAAGCCGTCAACACCTCGAACGGTCTTGCCAAAACAGTCCAGCTGGGCAATGAGGAAATCACCTTTTATCTGGACTCCAACAAAGTCATTCAACCGGATGAATATGGCCGTAGCGGAGGTAGCTTCACCTCAAGCATTCCGATTGCCATTGATGCCTATACCCCCTTTAGATGCGAGGTCAAAGCCCATGACCTGGTCGCCATCGACGGACAGTACCTTTCCCATGAGAAGTGTGGCGCGGAGGCTGAAGTCAGGCCGGACGATCCGTCCGTCGGGCTGGATGCCGGCAACTCCATCATGCTGGCAGATGGAACACACAGCTTCCAGATCGACTACACCAGGATTGAAAATATCAACGTGAAGGCCAAAAAGCTGCCTCTCTCGTTTGCCCCCCAGGCTCTGGCCCATTATGACCGTTACTGCAAGGACGCTGGAGACGACCGCGAGGACGAATCCGTCAAACAAAGGGAAATGCGCCTGCTTCCCTACGATCTCCTACCCTATGAATTCGAATCCCCGGAAGTTTCCATCGAGGCCACCACAGGCGAGATGGCACTTTCCCTCGACAAACTCTTCTCCCGGAGGATTGCCCCGGGAATGTACTTCGTCAACATTACTGGTAATGTCCCGGAAAACACCCTGAAAGCCTACAAAAAATTTGGTGGGAACGGGTGGCCTTACTATCGGTTCTCCGACCGTACCACCGTGTCCTGCACGGCTCAGGCACTCGTCCAGGTAACCGATCTGGGTATATTGTGGAAGCGGGCAGGAGACACCATCTCCATGTATGCCTACAGACTCTCGACCGGCAAGGCTCTCCCCAACGGTGATTGCCAAATCACAAAAGACAACGGCCAGGTATTGGCTCGCGGAAGCATCAAGGATGGTTTATGCACGATGGAGGTGCCCGCTAATGCCAAGATGCTCCGTCTGTTCTCCGGTGACGATTCGCTGACTCTGTCCCTGGATCAAGCAGAAATATACAGCTGGGACTCCGAAATCTCCCATGGAGACGACAAGATCGCCCATGCCCCATACTGGATGGCTGTATCGGAGGATGATCTGACGAAGTTGCCCCTCCGCACCGTATTCATGTTCACGAATAGAAACCTGTACAAACCCGGAGAACAGGCTCACATCAAGGGGATTGTCCGTTCCCTGCTCGTCAACGATATTCTCAACGATACCGATGCGTATGCCCAGGCCGTCTTCTCGATTCAGTCGCCAGTCAATGGACAAACCTTTGCACAACAGCCCGTTCGCATCTCGCCGGAAGGTACATTCGACATCACCGTCACCTTCCCCGACGATGTCACGGGCACCTACACGGCAACCCTGTACTTCCCGAAGAACAAGGAGGACAAAAAGGCGATCTCGTTCCGCGATGATGATGCCCTCAGCGATCTTGACTTCGTACAGCGCCAATGGGAACAGACCAACCGTGAGTTCACCATCGACATCCCGGTTCACGACTTCAAACGCCAGAGCCTCGAGGTTACCATGGACATAGCCCCGCTTCAACCGGGGGCCACCACCGTTCCCGTATCCGCCACTGCCATCAATCTGACGGGCATCCCGGCCTCTGGAGCCAAAGTAAACTGGTTCCTGCGATCCTGCCCCGTCAATTTCTATCCGAAAAACCTGTCCGATTACGAATTCGGAGATTATCGCAATGGCGACTCCGATTACTGGGCCCACTACTACGGCGCGGGTGACGACTGGCACAAAATGTCCCTCTCCAACACTCAAACCGGAGCCACAGATATGGAAGGCAAGGCGCGTGCCGAACTCACTTTGACTCGCGACAAGCAAAACCGAGCCCAGTTGCTCGAAGCCTCCTGCATCATCACCAATGACAACAAAACCAACGTCTTACGATCCGCCACCACCCGCATCGACCCCGCCAAGGTTTACATCGGACTCAAGCGCGATTCCCGCGTGAGCAGCATGAATTGTCCCCTCCAGCTGGACTTGATCGCCGTCGGACTCGACGGCAAGTCATACTCCCGCGATATTCCCGTCAAAATTGATGTGACTCGACAGATATTCGTCCCCACCTGCTTCCTCTCCGGCGAAGAGACGACAGTCAAAAACGAAGAAGAACAAATCAGCGTCTTCTCGGACGAAGCCCTCATCCCGGCTCACCCGGAACGCCCCGAAGCAGTCCTGCCGAAGCGCGTCACCATACCCACCAACCAGCCGGGTATCTACACCGTTACCATCACCGGGCAGGATGAAGAAGGCCACTCCTTCCTCACCGCGTCCGAATACTGGGTGTACGGCGAGGGATGTTCCCCCTGGCGGTGCTACAACGGTCTGGGGATGACGCTCGTCCCGGACAAGACGCTCTACAGGGCAGGCGACACGGCCAAAATCCTTCTCCAAACCCCGATTGAAGGCGACGTAGTCGTCATGGTGGAACGCGAGCGCGTGATGAGGGCCTTCTGCAAGCGCGTCACCCTGTCGGACAGCGTCGTCGAAGTACCTATCGAAGAAGGCGATGCCCCCAATGTCTATGCCTCCATCTTCCTGGTCAAGGGAGCCATCGACAGCGAACGCATCGCAGGCATGCCTCAGTTGAAACTCGGCTACTGCCGCCTCAATGTTGACCCCGAAGCATACCGCCTCAAGGTCGCTTGCAACACGCCTGAAACCAGCGTCTTGCCCGGCTCTCAGCAGAAGCTTTCAGGGACGGTAACCGACGCAGCCAACCAGCCCGTCAAAGGTGCCGAAGTCACCCTCTTCGTCGAGGATGAAGGCATCCTTTCCATCCTGGGTTACAAGAACCCCATGCCCCTGGATCACTTCTACCAGACGCGCATTCTGGACGTCAAAACATTCTCCCCTCTGGGGCGGCTTCTGGATGAAAACCTGACGTCGAGAAGCTTCGACAATAAAGGGATCTTCGTCGGCGGCGGAGATTCGCTCAGCATGAACTCCGACCTTACTGGTCGCCTGCGCCGCAACTTCAACCCCAGCGCCTTCTGGAAGGCTGATCTGGTCACCGATGACAAGGGGGGCTTCGAGGTCAGCTACACCAACCCGGACACCCTGACGCGCTACCGCGTCGTAGCCGTTGCCGTCCAGGGCGCGCGTTTCGGCACGGGGGCCTCCGCCTACGTCGTCAACAAGCCTGTGATGGCAGACCCCAGAACGCCAATGTTCGCGTCGCAAGGCGACGAACTGGAGCTTACTGTCGAGCTCTCCAAGACTACCCCCCGCCAAGGCAAATGGCAGGTGACGCTGGAATCGGCAGACCCGTCTATCGCCCGCGTCAACACCGCCTCCTGCACGCTCACCATCCCGGACAAAGGCACCGCCATCGCCTCGCTCCCCGTCACCTTCACGGGAACCGGAGAAGCCGCCCTGACCTGGATTGTCCGCCCGGTTGATGAGGAGGGCAAGCCCCTGTCCGAAGCCGATGCGGTGGGGCTCTCCGACCGCGTGGAATCGCGCTTCCCGGTCACCTTCCCCGCCCCCCTGCTTCGGGAACGCCACGCCTTCTCCCTCGACCAGTCAACATCGTGGGATCCTGCCAAGACACTCTCGCGCGAATTGCAACAGGCCAAAGGCTCACTGAATGTGGAATTGTCAACCTCCCCGATGGTGTTCATGGCGGACAGCATGCGCTTCCTTCTGAACTACCCCTACGGGTGCCTGGAACAGGTTTCCTCCGCCATGGTGCCGTGGATCTACGCCGATATCTTCTCGAAGTACTGTCCGGGCTTCCCGGCCTATACCACGGACAAACGTAAGAATACCCTCAACAAGGTTATTGCCGACCTCCTGGCGAAACAGGGATCGAACGGGGCCCTCCCCTACTGGAGATCCGGGGAAAACAACTGCGTATTCTCCCCCTACGCCGCCCTCGTTTTGATGTCGGCCAAAGAGGAGGGAATTGAAGTGCCGGACCAAGCTCTGAAAAAGCTCTACAAAAGCCTCGACAATCTACCCCACGTCGATGCCAGACCGCTGGCACAGTGGGTGCAAGCGAAGGGGAAACTCCTGACTGAAGCCGACTTCAACAAGCTGCTCGACACAGTGGGCCAAACGGGCTCGCGCTCGGACATGTTGCTGGAAATTCTCACCCTTTCGGAAAGCCCCGTAGGGGACCACCGCAACGCTGCTGCCGCCATGCTGGACCGCCTCCCCACGGAGGAAGAAAACACTGTTTGTGGCAACATTTCTCCTGCTTTGGAACTGCTCGCCAGAACGGCTCTGAAGCCGCAGGAACCAGCCACTCTGAAGTGCCTCGACAGGATCTTCCTGCCCTATGCCTCCGGCACCCGCTTCAATACCACCTGGAAGAATGCCTGGGATCTCATCGCCCTGGCACACTTCCTGAAAGAGGTCAGTTCCTCCCAGCAGGATACCTCCGTCATCTGGAATGGTCAAACATCTGATCCCCCCTTCACCGTACCCGCCAACGGACAAGCCGTCAACCAGTCCATCCCCCTGCCGTTCACCACGCCGGGCATCCTCGCCGTCATGGGCGAAGGCAAGGTCTTCGGTCACAGTCTGGCGCAGGGTAAACCCGCCCGCATTGACTTCCCTGGCATTACGGACAAGGGCATGACGGTCCTCCGCAAATACGAGGTCATGGGCAAGAACGGCCAGTGGACACCCGCCTCGCACTTCGTCGTGGGTGATACGGTGCGTATCTCGCTGGAAGTCATCCCGACTGGCAAGGGCTATCACTACGTCGCCATTGAGGACAACATGCCTTCGTCCTTCGAAGCCATCGACCCCGGGCTTCAACAGAACCCCGGAACCATGCCGGACGGTTTCTCCTACCCCAAGAAAACCTCCAACCAGCAATTCTTCATGGACAAGGTTCGCTTCTTTGTGGACGACATGTCGGAAGGAGAACCCTTCTGCGCCTCGTACCTGGCACGCGTCGTTCGCGTCGGCCAGGCGACAGTACCTCCGGCCAAGGCGGAGCTGATGTACGAACCCCAGGTATATGGATTGTCGCTCAGTGAACGATTCACCGTCATCAACGGAGAAAACAGCAAGTAA
- a CDS encoding sulfatase-like hydrolase/transferase, with protein sequence MNFRFSLFSCIAGAGLALSAIAADPPDAGGTPPNILFIFADDLAFDALGTTGDGSVQTPHLDKLRDQGCCFEQAFNPGSWTPAICQASRTMLNTGKTVWKAAKYDRAKDKTPLWPELMHQGGYETYFTGKWHVKSVGSKQVFDHVGTERGGMPEQTQLCYDRKFIPGKPDAWRPDDQSQGGYWKGGRHWSEVVADEACGFLKQAGKSAKPFFMYVAFNAPHDPHQSYAKYLNKYPVDKIKLPDSFMPEYPYCRDIGAGPKLRDEWLAPFPRTPLSIKTNRREYYSMITHMDDQIGRILNTLSQEVTTPTYVIFTADQGVAMGDHGMIGKQNMYEPAIRVPFFIAGPGIERKSTVREPIYIQSIMPTTLELAGIPKQEHIAFPSLAPSLQGKRAGEQDIYGSYMGTQRMIRTAEWKMLIYPKIKRVRLFNRKDDPSEMKDLAEDPASIPVMKELFAKLKKLQKTQNDTLQLDPVFKEFLQSIPDNTPS encoded by the coding sequence ATGAACTTTCGCTTTTCTCTTTTCTCCTGCATCGCGGGGGCAGGCCTTGCCTTGTCTGCCATTGCCGCCGACCCTCCCGACGCGGGCGGGACGCCACCAAACATCCTGTTCATTTTCGCCGATGACCTCGCCTTTGATGCCCTGGGCACTACGGGCGACGGAAGCGTCCAGACCCCTCATCTGGATAAATTGCGCGATCAGGGTTGTTGCTTCGAACAGGCCTTTAACCCCGGCTCCTGGACACCCGCTATCTGCCAGGCCAGCCGCACCATGCTCAACACGGGCAAAACCGTCTGGAAGGCTGCCAAATATGACCGAGCCAAAGACAAAACGCCCCTTTGGCCGGAACTGATGCACCAGGGCGGTTACGAGACTTACTTCACTGGCAAATGGCACGTCAAAAGCGTTGGTTCCAAGCAAGTCTTCGACCACGTCGGCACCGAACGCGGCGGCATGCCGGAACAAACCCAGCTCTGCTACGACCGCAAGTTCATCCCCGGCAAACCCGACGCCTGGCGTCCCGATGACCAAAGCCAGGGCGGCTATTGGAAAGGCGGCAGACATTGGAGCGAAGTTGTCGCCGATGAGGCATGCGGCTTCCTGAAGCAGGCAGGCAAATCCGCCAAACCCTTCTTCATGTACGTGGCCTTCAACGCCCCGCACGACCCCCACCAATCCTACGCCAAATACCTGAACAAGTACCCGGTGGACAAGATCAAACTGCCCGATTCCTTCATGCCGGAGTACCCCTACTGCCGCGACATCGGAGCCGGTCCCAAGTTGCGCGACGAGTGGCTTGCGCCCTTCCCCCGGACACCGCTTTCCATCAAGACCAACCGCCGGGAATACTACTCGATGATCACCCACATGGATGACCAGATCGGGCGCATCCTGAATACCCTCTCCCAAGAGGTCACTACGCCCACCTACGTCATCTTCACTGCCGACCAGGGCGTCGCCATGGGAGACCATGGCATGATCGGCAAGCAGAACATGTACGAACCCGCCATCAGGGTGCCCTTCTTCATCGCAGGCCCCGGCATCGAGCGCAAATCCACCGTTCGGGAACCCATCTACATCCAGAGCATCATGCCCACAACACTGGAACTCGCAGGCATCCCCAAACAGGAACACATCGCCTTCCCGAGCCTCGCCCCCAGTCTGCAAGGAAAACGTGCCGGAGAGCAGGATATCTACGGCTCCTACATGGGCACCCAGCGCATGATACGAACGGCGGAATGGAAGATGCTCATCTACCCGAAGATCAAGCGCGTGCGCCTCTTCAACCGCAAAGACGACCCCTCGGAAATGAAGGATCTCGCAGAAGACCCCGCCTCCATCCCCGTCATGAAGGAACTCTTCGCCAAGCTCAAAAAGCTGCAGAAGACGCAGAACGACACCCTGCAACTCGACCCCGTCTTCAAGGAATTCCTCCAATCCATCCCCGACAACACCCCATCCTGA